A single genomic interval of Methyloceanibacter caenitepidi harbors:
- the prfB gene encoding peptide chain release factor 2 (programmed frameshift) → MRAETEALVNEIKESLSLLRRHFDPDQARARLTELDREAEDPDFWNDAARAQGLMRERQQLEAALAAYDSIRTELDDNLTLAALGEEEGDESIVTEAEDSLRTLRKEAHKREVEALLSGEADANDAYAEIHAGAGGTESQDWAQMLERMYMRWAENRGYKVELIGESPGEEAGIKSATILIKGLNAYGWLKTESGVHRLVRISPFDSNARRHTSFASVWVYPAIDDAIEIDIEEKDVRIDTYRASGAGGQHVNTTDSAVRITHMPTGIVVQCQNERSQHKNRATAWSMLRARLYEAELKRREEEATASAASKSEIGWGHQIRSYVLQPYQLVKDLRTGVENTNPPAVLDGDIDGFIEAALAERISADAKTSA, encoded by the exons ATGCGAGCGGAAACAGAGGCGCTTGTAAACGAGATCAAAGAGTCGCTCTCCTTGTTGCGGAGGCAT TTTGACCCTGACCAAGCAAGGGCACGCCTGACGGAGCTCGACCGCGAAGCCGAAGATCCGGATTTCTGGAACGACGCCGCGCGCGCGCAAGGGCTGATGCGCGAGCGCCAGCAACTCGAGGCCGCACTCGCCGCCTACGACAGCATTCGGACGGAACTCGACGACAATCTGACGCTTGCCGCACTCGGCGAGGAGGAGGGCGACGAGAGCATTGTCACCGAGGCGGAGGACTCATTGCGTACGTTGCGCAAGGAGGCGCACAAGCGCGAGGTCGAGGCGCTGCTTTCAGGCGAGGCCGACGCAAACGATGCGTACGCGGAGATTCATGCGGGCGCTGGCGGCACGGAGAGCCAGGACTGGGCTCAGATGCTGGAGCGCATGTACATGCGTTGGGCCGAGAACCGTGGCTACAAAGTCGAGCTGATCGGCGAAAGCCCTGGCGAAGAAGCGGGCATCAAGTCGGCGACCATTCTGATCAAGGGGCTGAACGCTTATGGCTGGCTCAAGACGGAGTCCGGGGTGCACCGCCTGGTGCGCATTTCTCCATTCGACTCCAATGCGCGCCGTCACACGAGCTTTGCCTCGGTCTGGGTCTATCCGGCGATCGACGATGCGATCGAGATTGATATCGAGGAGAAGGACGTTCGGATCGACACGTATCGTGCGTCGGGGGCGGGCGGTCAGCACGTGAACACGACGGACAGCGCCGTGCGTATTACACACATGCCGACGGGGATCGTGGTGCAGTGTCAGAACGAGCGGTCGCAGCACAAGAACCGTGCGACCGCGTGGTCGATGCTCCGTGCACGTCTCTACGAAGCCGAGCTCAAGCGCCGCGAGGAGGAAGCAACGGCTTCAGCCGCATCCAAATCCGAGATCGGCTGGGGGCACCAGATCCGCTCCTATGTGCTGCAGCCCTATCAGTTGGTGAAGGACTTGCGCACGGGCGTAGAGAATACGAACCCGCCGGCAGTTCTGGATGGAGACATCGACGGATTCATCGAGGCGGCTCTGGCAGAGCGGATCAGTGCCGACGCCAAGACGAGCGCTTAA